A section of the Larus michahellis chromosome 1, bLarMic1.1, whole genome shotgun sequence genome encodes:
- the SSTR3 gene encoding somatostatin receptor type 3, which translates to MDTSAFSLPTPAVLEEGNVSGSWAGFTTPNVSTTSSPGVVVSGILIPLVYLIVCVVGLAGNSLVIYVVLRQSVSESVTNVYILNLALADELFMLGLPFLAAQNALSYWPFGSFMCRLVMAVDAINQFTSIFCLTVMSVDRYLAVVHPGKSSKWRTARVAKAVSATVWVLSSVVVLPVVVFSDVPLGMSTCHIQWPEPASVWRAGFIVYTATLGFFGPLLVICLCYLLIVVKVRSSGRRVRALSSKHKLSERRVTRMVVAVVAVFVLCWLPFYVLNIINVVCPLPEEPSLFGVYFLVVVLPYANSCANPIIYGFLSYRFKQGFRRAILRPSRRVQSQEVPACPPEKTDDEGEEGEISKITQNGNERQEHPLSSGEGESNEQKPLPEEPVGCEKSNKLHVSYL; encoded by the coding sequence ATGGACACTTCTGCTTTCAGCCTCCCCACGCCAGCGGTATTAGAGGAGGGGAATGTCTCTGGCAGCTGGGCGGGCTTCACCACCCCCAACGTCTCCACCACCAGCAGTCCTGGTGTGGTTGTCAGCGGCATCCTTATCCCCTTGGTCTACCTCATTGTCTGCgtggtggggctggctgggaaTTCTCTGGTCATTTATGTAGTCCTGCGGCAGTCTGTGAGCGAGTCAGTGACCAATGTCTACATCTTGAATCTGGCCTTAGCTGATGAGCTCTTCATGCTGGGCCTGCCGTTCCTGGCTGCACAAAATGCCCTGTCCTACTGGCCATTTGGGTCTTTCATGTGCCGCCTGGTAATGGCTGTGGATGCCATCAACCAGTTCACCAGCATCTTCTGCCTGACAGTGATGAGTGTTGATCGCTACCTGGCCGTGGTCCACCCAGGGAAGTCCTCCAAATGGCGGACAGCACGGGTGGCCAAGGCTGTGAGTGCAACTGTGTGGGTGCTGTCTTCCGTAGTGGTGCTGCCTGTTGTGGTCTTCTCAGATGTCCCCTTAGGGATGAGCACATGCCACATTCAGTGGCCAGAGCCTGCCTCCGTGTGGAGAGCTGGCTTCATCGTCTACACTGCCACCCTGGGATTCTTTGGGCCACTGCTGGTGATTTGTCTCTGCTACCTTCTTATCGTCGTGAAGGTCCGTTCCTCTGGCAGGCGGGTGAGGGCTCTGTCCTCCAAGCACAAGCTTTCAGAGCGCAGGGTGACGCGCATGGTGGTGGCTGTTGTGGCTGTCTTCGTCCTTTGTTGGCTCCCCTTCTATGTTCTCAACATAATCAATGTCGTCTGCCCACTGCCAGAGGAGCCATCCCTCTTTGGCGTCTACTTCCTCGTGGTGGTGCTGCCGTATGCCAACAGCTGTGCCAATCCTATCATCTACGGCTTCCTCTCCTACCGCTTCAAGCAAGGATTCCGGAGGGCGATCCTTAGGCCATCCCGCCGAGTCCAGAGCCAGGAGGTGCCAGCATGTCCCCCAGAGAAGactgatgatgaaggggaagaggGTGAGATCAGCAAGATCACCCAGAACGGTAATGAGAGGCAGGAACACCCTCTAAGCagtggggaaggagaaagcaaTGAGCAAAAACCACTCCCCGAAGAACCTGTGGGATGTGAAAAGAGCAACAAGTTGCACGTCAGTTATTTATGA
- the C1QTNF6 gene encoding complement C1q tumor necrosis factor-related protein 6 isoform X1, giving the protein MGQRGTLPSVSVSEFSCTPENLLTFNSTGSCQHPHQQQAGADNTTDHKNLLLSAACFSGGCLLPRFASFTLPCCGAAPLWSVCRGLALPPALGGHPVGKVSMDIIYLRTPLAFLLLRLVVLGAPTDEPNLTEPDPGACKRCCDPLDPTTDAPPLPPSQHHWPYPVPEVRPYINITILKGEKGDRGEPGMPGKWGKEGPRGEPGAQGQKGSKGQMGTAGDPCKHQYAAFSVGRKKALHSSEGFQVLIFDTVFVNLYSHFDMFNGKFYCYVGGLYYFSLNVHTWNFKETYMHIMHNEEEAVILYAQPSDRSIMQSQSLMLELQENDEIWVRLYKRERENAIYSDDVDVYITFNGYLVKPSLD; this is encoded by the exons ATGGGACAGAGAGGAACTTTGCCTTCAGTGTCAGTCTCAGAGTTTTCATGCACCCCAGAAAATTTATTGACTTTCAACAGTACTGGCAGCTGCCAAcatccccaccagcagcaggcaggagcagacAACACCACGGATCACAAAAACCTGCTTCTGTCAGCTG CTTGCTTCTCTGGAGGCTGCCTGCTCCCGAGATTTGCTTCTTTCACCCTCCCCTGCTGTGGAGCAGCTCCCCTCTGGTCTGTCTGCAGAGGCCTGGCACTGCCCCCTGCTCTCGGAGGACATCCCGTTGGGAAG GTCAGCATGGACATAATTTACCTGCGCACACCCCTGGCCTTCCTTCTTCTCCGTCTTGTTGTGCTTGGGGCACCCACTGATGAACCCAACCTCACAGAACCAGACCCTGGTGCTTGCAAGCGCTGTTGTGACCCACTGGACCCTACCACAGATGCCCCACCGCTCCCTCCCAGCCAACACCACTGGCCCTACCCAGTACCGGAGGTCCGTCCCTATATCAACATCACCATACTGAAGG GAGAGAAAGGAGACCGAGGAGAGCCTGGGATGCCAGGGAAATGGGGCAAAGAAGGACCACGAGGCGAGCCGGGTGCCCAGGGCCAGAAAGGCAGTAAAGGACagatgggcacagcaggagaccCCTGCAAGCATCAGTATGCTGCATTCTCCGTCGGTCGCAAGAAAGCACTGCACAGTAGTGAAGGCTTCCAGGTCTTGATCTTTGACACCGTCTTTGTCAACCTCTACAGCCACTTCGACATGTTCAATGGCAAATTCTACTGCTATGTAGGTGGACTTTACTATTTCAGCCTCAACGTCCACACCTGGAACTTCAAGGAGACCTACATGCACATCATGCACAACGAAGAAGAGGCAGTCATCTTGTATGCCCAACCCAGTGACCGCAGCATCATGCAGAGCCAGAGCCTCATGCTGGAGCTTCAGGAAAATGATGAGATCTGGGTGAGGCTCTACAAGCGGGAGCGGGAGAATGCCATTTACAGTGATGATGTTGATGTGTACATCACCTTCAACGGGTACCTGGTCAAGCCCAGCCTTGACTAA
- the C1QTNF6 gene encoding complement C1q tumor necrosis factor-related protein 6 isoform X2, with product MDIIYLRTPLAFLLLRLVVLGAPTDEPNLTEPDPGACKRCCDPLDPTTDAPPLPPSQHHWPYPVPEVRPYINITILKGEKGDRGEPGMPGKWGKEGPRGEPGAQGQKGSKGQMGTAGDPCKHQYAAFSVGRKKALHSSEGFQVLIFDTVFVNLYSHFDMFNGKFYCYVGGLYYFSLNVHTWNFKETYMHIMHNEEEAVILYAQPSDRSIMQSQSLMLELQENDEIWVRLYKRERENAIYSDDVDVYITFNGYLVKPSLD from the exons ATGGACATAATTTACCTGCGCACACCCCTGGCCTTCCTTCTTCTCCGTCTTGTTGTGCTTGGGGCACCCACTGATGAACCCAACCTCACAGAACCAGACCCTGGTGCTTGCAAGCGCTGTTGTGACCCACTGGACCCTACCACAGATGCCCCACCGCTCCCTCCCAGCCAACACCACTGGCCCTACCCAGTACCGGAGGTCCGTCCCTATATCAACATCACCATACTGAAGG GAGAGAAAGGAGACCGAGGAGAGCCTGGGATGCCAGGGAAATGGGGCAAAGAAGGACCACGAGGCGAGCCGGGTGCCCAGGGCCAGAAAGGCAGTAAAGGACagatgggcacagcaggagaccCCTGCAAGCATCAGTATGCTGCATTCTCCGTCGGTCGCAAGAAAGCACTGCACAGTAGTGAAGGCTTCCAGGTCTTGATCTTTGACACCGTCTTTGTCAACCTCTACAGCCACTTCGACATGTTCAATGGCAAATTCTACTGCTATGTAGGTGGACTTTACTATTTCAGCCTCAACGTCCACACCTGGAACTTCAAGGAGACCTACATGCACATCATGCACAACGAAGAAGAGGCAGTCATCTTGTATGCCCAACCCAGTGACCGCAGCATCATGCAGAGCCAGAGCCTCATGCTGGAGCTTCAGGAAAATGATGAGATCTGGGTGAGGCTCTACAAGCGGGAGCGGGAGAATGCCATTTACAGTGATGATGTTGATGTGTACATCACCTTCAACGGGTACCTGGTCAAGCCCAGCCTTGACTAA